Proteins from a genomic interval of Zingiber officinale cultivar Zhangliang chromosome 1B, Zo_v1.1, whole genome shotgun sequence:
- the LOC122050575 gene encoding myb-related protein 2-like isoform X2 — MGIPGLTLYHLKSHLQKYRLSKNLQAQTSTGSMKNFFGEDNGSATNIMAPVNKTMQINEAFRMQIEVQQKLHEQLGVQRHLQFQIEAQGKYLQSVLEKAEETLRQQNLGSSGLQLSSEYTEGNDIQHMLQLNPTQLVDCPVDSWLTTSEGSMGLRAAADHQEGFSLSIKQFGGRSKFEHTQHAWCSDPIELKKALSMSKDSASKNKFLEHPVTREKKLYRTEESSEMDLFCLTTNLELKIYEDSGGASGCKQFDLNGFSGVNTRKGGPF; from the exons ATGGGCATTCCAGGACTCACTCTGTATCATCTCAAAAGTCATCTTCAG AAATACAGGCTCAGTAAAAATCTGCAGGCTCAAACAAGCACTGGAAGCATGAAGAATT TTTTTGGTGAGGACAATGGATCAGCAACAAATATCATGGCACCGGTGAACAA AACCATGCAGATAAATGAAGCCTTCAGAATGCAAATTGAAGTTCAGCAAAAGCTACATGAACAACTCGGG GTACAAAGACATTTGCAATTCCAGATAGAGGCACAGGGAAAGTATTTGCAGTCAGTGCTGGAGAAGGCTGAAGAGACACTTAGGCAGCAGAACTTGGGTTCTTCAGGGCTACAACTCTCAAGTGAATACACTGAAGGAAATGACATCCAACACATGCTACAactaaatccaacccaacttgTTGATTGCCCAGTGGATAGTTGGCTGACCACATCTGAGGGATCCATGGGGTTGAGAGCTGCTGCTGATCATCAAGAAGGGTTTTCCCTGAGCATCAAACAGTTTGGAGGACGATCTAAGTTCGAACATACTCAACACGCGTGGTGTAGTGATCCGATTGAGCTGAAGAAAGCTTTATCCATGTCGAAAGATTCAGCATCAAAGAACAAGTTTCTTGAACATCCAGTAACAAGAGAGAAGAAGTTGTACAGGACAGAAGAAAGCAGCGAGATGGATTTATTCTGCCTTACCACAAATTTAGAACTAAAAATCTATGAAGACAGTGGAGGTGCATCAGGCTGTAAGCAATTTGACCTGAATGGCTTCAGTGGAGTTAATACACGGAAAGGAGGCCCATTCTGA
- the LOC122050510 gene encoding uncharacterized protein LOC122050510 isoform X2 has product MKRLLSHIGGRPEACVFSRGSEGYVSVADSIGSPFSPLESSRWSSASKQPRQLSNRWSFISKPIYPLVFQNPVSDADVPGTAEASSSGARMHQEDIRASPMWSERTWSPELKFHRALTELQKMEASSELSMSSRREGFRWSNASSYDFRFDGDGTEIRDNIDVENERYPNDAAAYQKCELCKRSLHQKSPWSSNQIIKNGDMPVAGILPCHHVFHADCLEETTPKDQIHEPPCPVCLKATGVEKLISFSEPLHVALKSSIKSHGMGTFSEAGTSNNLISHQCKEETRQNNLLAAPQHTSSSMRNHIKKLFSFKSKIGKEFQRSQSV; this is encoded by the exons ATGAAAAGGCTTTTGTCCCACATTG GTGGGAGGCCTGAAGCTTGTGTATTCTCCAGAGGAAGTGAG GGATATGTTTCTGTGGCAGATAGTATTGGCTCTCCATTTTCACCATTAGAATCTAGTAGATGGTCATCTGCTAGCAAGCAACCCCGTCAACTTTCGAACAGGtggtcattcatttcaaagcccATTTATCCACTTGTGTTCCAGAATCCTGTTTCAGATGCTGATGTCCCAGGAACAGCTGAAGCAAGTTCTAGTGGTGCAAGAATGCACCAGGAAGATATTAGGGCTTCACCCATGTGGTCTGAGAGAACATGGAGTCCTGAGCTTAAGTTCCATAGAGCCCTAACTGAACTCCAGAAGATGGAGGCTTCTTCAGAACTCAGCATGAGTTCGAGAAGGGAAGGATTTAGATGGAGTAACGCAAGCAGCTACGATTTCAGGTTTGACGGGGATGGCACAGAAATCAGAGACAATATTGATGTAGAGAATGAGAGATACCCTAATGACGCTGCAGCATACCAGAAATGTGAACTTTGCAAGAGGTCGTTGCATCAGAAGTCTCCGTGGAGTTCTAATCAGATCATCAAAAACGGGGATATGCCTGTCGCCGGCATACTACCATGCCACCATGTTTTCCATGCAGATTGTTTGGAAGAGACAACTCCAAAGGATCAAATTCATGAGCCACCCTGTCCAGTGTGCCTGAAAGCCACTGGAGTGGAAAAACTGATATCATTCTCAGAACCTCTCCATGTGGCTCTAAAATCTTCTATCAAGAGTCATGGCATGGGAACATTCAGTGAAGCAGGTACTAGTAACAACCTGATCTCACATCAGTGCAAGGAGGAAACGAGGCAAAACAATTTACTTGCTGCCCCTCAACATACGAGTTCGTCTATGAGGAACCACATCAAAAAGCTATTTTCTTTCAAGAGCAAGATAGGAAAGGAATTCCAGCGGAGCCAAAGTGTTTAG
- the LOC122050575 gene encoding myb-related protein 1-like isoform X1, whose amino-acid sequence MYQHQSYQSRTGLLSFRTPCPSERQLFLQRGSASGEPGLVLSADAKPRLKWTPELHERFIDAVNQLGGEDEATPKTIIRLMGIPGLTLYHLKSHLQKYRLSKNLQAQTSTGSMKNFFGEDNGSATNIMAPVNKTMQINEAFRMQIEVQQKLHEQLGVQRHLQFQIEAQGKYLQSVLEKAEETLRQQNLGSSGLQLSSEYTEGNDIQHMLQLNPTQLVDCPVDSWLTTSEGSMGLRAAADHQEGFSLSIKQFGGRSKFEHTQHAWCSDPIELKKALSMSKDSASKNKFLEHPVTREKKLYRTEESSEMDLFCLTTNLELKIYEDSGGASGCKQFDLNGFSGVNTRKGGPF is encoded by the exons ATGTATCAGCATCAATCTTATCAAAGCCGAACTGGCCTCCTTTCTTTTAGGACACCATGTCCTTCAGAGAGACAATTGTTTTTGCAAAGAGGAAGTGCCTCAGGTGAGCCTGGACTAGTTCTTTCAGCCGATGCCAAGCCTAGATTAAAATGGACCCCTGAGCTCCATGAAAGGTTTATCGATGCAGTGAACcaactaggtggagaagatg AGGCTACCCCGAAGACGATCATTAGGCTGATGGGCATTCCAGGACTCACTCTGTATCATCTCAAAAGTCATCTTCAG AAATACAGGCTCAGTAAAAATCTGCAGGCTCAAACAAGCACTGGAAGCATGAAGAATT TTTTTGGTGAGGACAATGGATCAGCAACAAATATCATGGCACCGGTGAACAA AACCATGCAGATAAATGAAGCCTTCAGAATGCAAATTGAAGTTCAGCAAAAGCTACATGAACAACTCGGG GTACAAAGACATTTGCAATTCCAGATAGAGGCACAGGGAAAGTATTTGCAGTCAGTGCTGGAGAAGGCTGAAGAGACACTTAGGCAGCAGAACTTGGGTTCTTCAGGGCTACAACTCTCAAGTGAATACACTGAAGGAAATGACATCCAACACATGCTACAactaaatccaacccaacttgTTGATTGCCCAGTGGATAGTTGGCTGACCACATCTGAGGGATCCATGGGGTTGAGAGCTGCTGCTGATCATCAAGAAGGGTTTTCCCTGAGCATCAAACAGTTTGGAGGACGATCTAAGTTCGAACATACTCAACACGCGTGGTGTAGTGATCCGATTGAGCTGAAGAAAGCTTTATCCATGTCGAAAGATTCAGCATCAAAGAACAAGTTTCTTGAACATCCAGTAACAAGAGAGAAGAAGTTGTACAGGACAGAAGAAAGCAGCGAGATGGATTTATTCTGCCTTACCACAAATTTAGAACTAAAAATCTATGAAGACAGTGGAGGTGCATCAGGCTGTAAGCAATTTGACCTGAATGGCTTCAGTGGAGTTAATACACGGAAAGGAGGCCCATTCTGA
- the LOC122050510 gene encoding uncharacterized protein LOC122050510 isoform X1, producing the protein MDPHDPPWRTNSSYSPHLSRRWDCSSQPPELSNRVHEVPLTGSSYSLSSKSGRQTCDLNHHHSVSDGAVSLTGSPSDHLQPRCWTPCMHRYDLGEFSIPTGGGRPEACVFSRGSEGYVSVADSIGSPFSPLESSRWSSASKQPRQLSNRWSFISKPIYPLVFQNPVSDADVPGTAEASSSGARMHQEDIRASPMWSERTWSPELKFHRALTELQKMEASSELSMSSRREGFRWSNASSYDFRFDGDGTEIRDNIDVENERYPNDAAAYQKCELCKRSLHQKSPWSSNQIIKNGDMPVAGILPCHHVFHADCLEETTPKDQIHEPPCPVCLKATGVEKLISFSEPLHVALKSSIKSHGMGTFSEAGTSNNLISHQCKEETRQNNLLAAPQHTSSSMRNHIKKLFSFKSKIGKEFQRSQSV; encoded by the exons ATGGATCCACATGATCCTCCCTGGCGAACCAATTCAAGCTACTCGCCTCATTTATCTAGGAGATGGGACTGCAGTTCTCAGCCACCTGAACTATCTAATAGAGTCCATGAAGTTCCTTTGACTGGCAGTTCATACTCTCTGAGTAGTAAAAGTGGCAGACAAACTTGTGACCTTAATCATCACCATTCTGTGTCAGATGGGGCAGTATCTTTGACAGGGAGCCCATCTGACCATCTCCAACCACGCTGCTGGACACCATGTATGCATAGATATGATCTTGGGGAATTTTCTATACCCACTGGAG GTGGGAGGCCTGAAGCTTGTGTATTCTCCAGAGGAAGTGAG GGATATGTTTCTGTGGCAGATAGTATTGGCTCTCCATTTTCACCATTAGAATCTAGTAGATGGTCATCTGCTAGCAAGCAACCCCGTCAACTTTCGAACAGGtggtcattcatttcaaagcccATTTATCCACTTGTGTTCCAGAATCCTGTTTCAGATGCTGATGTCCCAGGAACAGCTGAAGCAAGTTCTAGTGGTGCAAGAATGCACCAGGAAGATATTAGGGCTTCACCCATGTGGTCTGAGAGAACATGGAGTCCTGAGCTTAAGTTCCATAGAGCCCTAACTGAACTCCAGAAGATGGAGGCTTCTTCAGAACTCAGCATGAGTTCGAGAAGGGAAGGATTTAGATGGAGTAACGCAAGCAGCTACGATTTCAGGTTTGACGGGGATGGCACAGAAATCAGAGACAATATTGATGTAGAGAATGAGAGATACCCTAATGACGCTGCAGCATACCAGAAATGTGAACTTTGCAAGAGGTCGTTGCATCAGAAGTCTCCGTGGAGTTCTAATCAGATCATCAAAAACGGGGATATGCCTGTCGCCGGCATACTACCATGCCACCATGTTTTCCATGCAGATTGTTTGGAAGAGACAACTCCAAAGGATCAAATTCATGAGCCACCCTGTCCAGTGTGCCTGAAAGCCACTGGAGTGGAAAAACTGATATCATTCTCAGAACCTCTCCATGTGGCTCTAAAATCTTCTATCAAGAGTCATGGCATGGGAACATTCAGTGAAGCAGGTACTAGTAACAACCTGATCTCACATCAGTGCAAGGAGGAAACGAGGCAAAACAATTTACTTGCTGCCCCTCAACATACGAGTTCGTCTATGAGGAACCACATCAAAAAGCTATTTTCTTTCAAGAGCAAGATAGGAAAGGAATTCCAGCGGAGCCAAAGTGTTTAG